A single region of the Fusarium fujikuroi IMI 58289 draft genome, chromosome FFUJ_chr05 genome encodes:
- a CDS encoding related to mei2 protein yields the protein MSSRADHRVYANMSSPAEGAADSIQGTPNTQITVFSPAESSQGTSVQGNNYLGQSQAPEDPFVDSSVSHGSTLSATASSFEPLGQRFRGKNALVFYPEGSPTVAGALSHDMDISHRIEVCDTPAPSIVELGNYITELTQKGVRFHGGRNLETDGGHVYVVFEDLRDAAWAFYAIRKAPKGWFTAYVKIRPERLDLGLVRFSELRQLSIEVNVLNFSIIDPAHVDEIAQRALNVYGQLFALLRHLSYPNGAFRGVAQFCKAADAFVAFKAFGNGITTGGVVITLSKPEDVGNAASVDNQLAGAFGNMAIQQGTRGVDRGRHQSFFALNAPQGNPFAAAGAASIPFPPTLQQHPFTGQQFGPPGASNTLALTNPNGFGRFDPRRGAGRYGRGSRGLNNIVDLNELIAGRDVRTTIMLRNIPNKVDQPLLKKIVDVSSFGRYDFMYLRIDFANDCNVGYAFINFVKAEYIIDFFQARANKRWNCFRSDKVAEISYATIQGKDCLVQKFRNSSVMLEAEHYRPKLFYTIHSDDPNLVGREEPFPGPDNQSKMKRSVENAEHVGLFTPTAGQYFRDEQRRRHSQYDRGTRLAELEEISYGSGVIPYHGRGRY from the exons ATGTCTTCTCGTGCGGACCATCGTGTCTACGCAAACATGTCTTCTCCTGCTGAGGGAGCTGCTGACTCGATCCAGGGTACCCCCAACACCCAGATCACCGTCTTCTCTCCTGCCGAGAGCTCCCAGGGCACTTCTGTCCAGGGCAACAACTATCTTGGTCAAAGCCAGGCCCCGGAAGACCCGTTCGTTGATAGCAGTGTTTCCCATGGGAGTACTCTGTCTGCTACGGCTTCTTCCTTCGAGCCCCTTGGTCAGAGGTTCAGAGGCAAGAACGCACTCGTATTCTACCCAGAGGGTAGTCCCACTGTCGCTGGAGCTCTAAGCCACGATATGGACATCTCACACCGCATCGAGGTCTGTGACACTCCTGCGCCTTCCATCGTCGAACTCGGCAATTACATCACT GAGCTTACCCAAAAGGGAGTCAGGTTCCACGGCGGACGCAACCTGGAGACTGACGGAGGACATGTGTACGTCGTCTTCGAAGACCTCCGTGATGCCGCCTGGGCCTTCTACGCCATTCGCAAGGCCCCCAAAGGCTGGTTCACGGCGTACGTGAAGATACGACCTGAGCGC CtggaccttggccttgtacGATTCTCCGAGCTTAGACAGCTCAGCATCGAGGTCAACGTTCTTAACTTTTCCATCATCGATCCagctcatgttgatgagatcgcCCAGCGAGCCCTGAATGTCTACGGCCAGCTCTTTGCGCTGCTCAGACACTTGAGTTACCCCAACGGAGCCTTCCGCGGTGTCGCCCAGTTCTGCAAAGCTGCCGACGCCTTCGTCGCTTTCAAGGCCTTCGGTAACGGCATTACCACCGGC GGCGTCGTCATTACCCTGTCTAAACCAGAGGACGTTGGCAATGCAGCCTCTGTCGACAACCAACTCGCTGGTGCCTTCGGGAATATGGCCATCCAGCAAGGTACCCGCGGTGTCGACCGAGGTCGTCACCAAAGCTTCTTCGCGCTCAACGCTCCACAGGGAAACCCATTTGCGGCAGCTGGCGCTGCCAGCATTCCATTTCCCCCGACCCTTCAGCAACATCCTTTTACTGGGCAGCAGTTTGGGCCCCCCGGCGCGTCCAACACCCTGGCGCTTACGAACCCAAACGGCTTCGGGAGGTTCGACCCGCGTCGAGGTGCGGGCCGGTATGGTCGTGGCTCTCGTGGGCTGAACAACATTGTTGACCTCAACGAGCTCATCGCCGGACGTGACGTGCGAACCACC ATAATGCTTCGCAACATTCCGAACAAGGTGGACCAGCCTCTTTTGAAGAAGATCGTGGATGTTTCCTCTTTTGGTCGGTACGACTTTATGTACCTGCGAATTGACTTTGCCAACGATTGCAA CGTCGGCTAcgccttcatcaacttcgTCAAAGCGGAGTACATCATCGAC TTCTTCCAGGCACGAGCTAACAAACGCTGGAACTGCTTCCGCTCGGACAAGGTCGCTGAGATCTCCTATGCGA CTATCCAGGGAAAGGACTGCCTTGTGCAGAAGTTTCGCAACTCGTCCGTGATGCTTGAGGCAGAGCACTATCGTCCGAAG CTGTTCTACACTATTCACAGTGATGATCCCAACCTCGTGGGTCGAGAGGAACCGTTCCCTGGCCCGGACAATCAGTCCAAAATGAAGCGCTCGGTTGAGAACGCTGAACACGTTG GACTCTTCACGCCTACAGCTGGGCAATACTTCCGTGACGAGCAGCGTCGTCGTCACTCGCAGTACGATCGCGGCACTCGCTTGGCTGAACTGGAGGAAATCTCCTATGGGTCAGGTGTCATCCCCTACCACGGTCGTGGCCGCTACTAA